The Lolium rigidum isolate FL_2022 unplaced genomic scaffold, APGP_CSIRO_Lrig_0.1 contig_51086_1, whole genome shotgun sequence DNA window ATACCATTTGAGACCTATTTGAGCCACTCTAGCCAGTGTTTGGaagtcatgttttggtaaaatatAATTATTTGGCTTTATTTTGGGATATCAAAACAAATATGACCCAACCAGATAAAAATGCGTCGGCCCACTAAAGATACCTCTAGGCGCAAACAGTCACTTGGCCCATTCCGCATCGGCCACCCGATAGAAACGAACGCAGGCAGCTACTCATCCGTTTTGCATCAACCCGCTAGAGATAAACTTAGAACAAGTCGAAAGTCCCCGAGGACACAAGCACCAAGAAATCACATCGTCATCCTCATGCAGTTTTCATACACGTCTcatgaagttttcaaaaatttcaagTATGTAGTTTAATTAAACATGTTGACGTAGTACAACATTCGAACACATTGACAGAAGATTTTCAGTACATATATTATACAAATTAACTGGGCCTGGGTGCTGCCCACTCCACATGGAGGATAAGGTTATCATAACCATACCCATTGAGCTTGCTGATAGCCTTCTCACCATCCTCCCTATGGACAAAGTTGACGAAGCCAAAGCCCCTGCTTGATCCAGTCCTCTGATCCACTGCAACATACACACGGCTGACCGGGCCAAATGTGCGGAAAAGCTCGAGGACGTCAGGTTCACGGGTGTCCTCTGATAGATTGGTAACACGAACAGAGTTCTCATCGTTCCTGCGCTTCATGTCGTGTCCAGCATCTTGCACTGCGCCAGCCCTCAATCTTGGAGCAACGTATGATCCCtttgcagcaccaccaccacccaatGTTGGAGGTCCTTCGGAAGTAGGAGGCCTGTCCAGACTATCTGGTGCTGGAGCAAGGTCCTTGTAGGGGCACTTTGAGGTCCAGTGGTCACCCTTCTTACCACAGGTTCTGCAGACCATGAGAACAGCACCACCCTTGCTTGCCAGTGGATCACCAGAAGCACTTGGTTCATCAGCTTTGCTCCCTACAATTAAGTGAAGAATTAAAAATTAAGAGCACAGAGATAAAGCAAAGCCAGCTAGGTTATGGGCTTAAGAACAACAATAATTAAGTGATTATCAAAAAGCAAGTAGAACTATTGAAAATATTAAGATCCCATGTTACAGTTTGAGCATATCAGATGGCTAAATGGACAATAAAATATGCATGGGACACAGACACAAGGTTAAGTTCAGGAGGGCTACGGAAGAAAGACAAGCTAACATTCCCTAGTGATGGAACAATCATCATTCAGGAACAAGTGTGTTATATAACAAACAAACCTTTAACTTATTCAAACACAAGCATACATTAACTGATTGTCAACATGATAAGCAAGATAgacagtactacctccgtttcgatGAAAAGTCGCACACATAttccaagacaaactttgaccaaaaaatgagcaacaaaatcttaattatattgtaGTAATTAGTATCGTGGATTCTTATCGAAAAAcagtttctaatgatgctaattttatatCAACAATCTATATATATATTTGGAGTAATTTTTTGTCAAAGAAAAACACGGAAAACATGGAGgccttattcattgaaatggaGAGAGTAAAACAAGTGTGGCACGTTACACAAGGTTAAATTGGGTTGGCTATGAAAGAAAGACAAGTTAACATGACCAGTGATTAACAGTCAACATTCAGGAACTAGTGTGCTAACAAACCTTTAACCTACTCGACCGCAGCATCGATTAACTGGATTGAAATAATAGTGTCAACATGATCCGCAAGAGCAGGAAATCATCTAAAACAATTGGTGACATAATCATCGCATCACAAGAAAATGGAACAAAACAACGTGCAAATTTTTCAATGATAGTAATGTATTCGAATTAATTCTTGTACTCCACAACCAACAGTTCATTAGAACTTCAACTGATAACTCCATGTTCTAGCATTCTACATGGCCTGGACCCAATGTACTTAAATCACCTACATAACTGGAACATTGTTCAGTTGTCCAAATAACCTTGTAGACCTCCTGAGTCCTGACTCGATTACATTACATTCAATTGCGGCTTCTCTTAATATATACTTCAGACAAATTCTCGTAACAAGCTTCCAGAACTAGTATTCTGTCCCTTACCCCATATCAGCATTGCTTCAAAACATACCATAGCTACCATTCTATTTACTTGTCTCCCAATGTAAACACATAAACTGTTAAACATAACACTGACAGCTTACTGTATTACTGTGAGAGCAGTCatttctatctttttttttcaCGCGACCCAAACATTGGGATCGAGTTCCATTACTTTGATATAACGGAACACAGACAAAATCATCCAGGTTGCAAAGAAAGAGAGGCAGCAGTCATTTCTATCTATACTAGACAGATCGCCAATCTCCATTCTACAATGCTAATTTGACCTATAGAGTGGAGAATGCATAGCAAAACAGCAGTTGAATCGACCCAGATCTAAGCGGGGATGTACACAAGACAAGGACGAACCTGGGGGCCGTGGGCGCTCGAGGAGGATCTCCTCAGTGGAGACGACGGTGAGCCTCGCGGAGGCGTCGTCGCCGCTGGCGGCGTCCCCGAACTTGGACCAGTTGCGGCGCTCGACTGCCGCCTTGGAGAGGCGCGCGCGGGCGAGCTTGCGGACGCGGGTGGTGGTGGTGACCTTGACCTTGTTGCCGTCGTCGTCGAATCGGTACTCGATCGTCTTCTTGAACCCGTTCTCGTCGGGCCCGATGACGACGCGGggcggaagaaggaagtcgaggtcggccccgtcgtcctcctcgagctCTCCCCATCGGAtcttcgccgccgccatggccgccgcttgGTTCGCTCGTTCGCTGGGGCGCTAGGGTTCGGGCTGGGGCTGTGGTTTGGTTGCGAAATGGGGATGTGTGGCTCGGATTGAGTTTCGGTATGGATCTTATTCAGCAAGGTCGTGGCGTTGGAGATGGGCTACAGGCCGGGCTTTGTTGGATTGTGACCAGATGCTACAGCCCAATGTTTCTCTTTCTGGTTTGCTACGGCGAGCTCGTACAACAATCGACACTGAATaagctcaacaaaaaaaaaatcgacaCTGAAAAATAATTCCTCGACACAACCTTTCACTCCTATTTTCATAAACAAAGCAACCAAAATCAGATAAAGTttcagatgaagtcataaaaagaGACAAATGTATGTTGGGGCAACAACACAAACACGCGCAAATTAAAACACAAAGCGAAACGCCCCATACGTGGAGGGCCAAAGGTCAGCGACGGGACAAAGCAGGAATTTGGCGTGTTGCCTCCATTAGGTATCCTAACATGGAATCTAGCCGCTCTCTATCCTGGTGACTACACAACGGGTCCCAGTGCTGCAAAAACTGCACGaatttgaaactagaatcaaCAACACATCGTAAGAAGTCTTCCTCAATAATTATCGTATAACAAATAGTTCAACAGGGTCTAGGACATGGCAGCAAATGTCGCTGTCCTTGGACTTACAACCTAACTTGTCTCGATCACCCGACACAAGAATAGATAGACTAAGGTAATTGAAGACGATTACGGGGCCCACCGGCGATCACCGGCGCATCACATAGCATATTTGCTGGCGCCCGCTAGAAAGCGGGTCCCCTGTCAGGCCACTTGGGTGTAAATGAAAGCATGCCCACTAGTGGTAGGGTGTTTTTTGCAACATGTTCAGGCTACATCTATCTATTCGTGTGCAATTCCTCTTCCTCGCAAtcggaaactatatgccaaagttCCCTACCCCTCTGAGCTTGTCTGGTGCCTCCGGAGCTTGTCGATGACCGTCACCACGTCTGTGTCAAGCTCGAGCCATTCTTCTATCCCCCGGTTGCCCCCCCTTCATTCCCTTATGCAAATGTTTATTTATGTCTGGCTTAAATGTTTGTTGTTTATGAATTGACAACATGGCTACACATTTTAGTTGTGGTAGCTCAAAGATGTTGGGTATTTGATCGAGCACAACTACCTTAGAGATGTTAGCTATTGTAGATGCATCGTGGGATGGGCATAAGATAGAAGGGACTAGTTGCGGCTCTGGAAGGACGAATGTGCAGCAACATGCCCTGGACATGATGAGAtggtgatgaagacaatgagctcAGTATTAGAGCTGCCGGAAGAAACAACGCTTCTTCTGACTACGTTTTTTATGAATCAAAGCAAAAGATATGTCATTTTCGTTAGCAAAGAAGAATGTTTTAGAATCAACCTAATCTCTCCATATTATATTACTCAAAAACTTTGCTCTGGTAAGGCATTAAGTATTTGCCTCATCCTTAATTCTAGCGATAACTATATTTACATTAAAAAATGTGTGCCGGGAGACTCTGGCATTTCAGCTTTTTCCAAATTTCTCAAGAGATAAGTATGAATAAAAAGGCCACTCCAATTGGGTTTCCAGTGTGATGTAACACGGTAAGCTGGTGTTTTCACGAGATCCCACCACATATGTTTGAGGAAGCAAGAAGATAATCGCTTGTTTTACATGGCAAAGATGCCGGAAACATCTGTACTGTCCAGTGCTTATTTTGTCCTGTAAATGTGTAATGACGTGCTGACTCGCTGCTATCACTATCATTTCGCTTGGCCATTGGTTGCTGTACGCCTCTACCAGAGTCCTGGAGATGCTTCATGCTTGCGCCATAGTATTCGCCTACTATGGGCACGTTTGATAGTTTGCATGCGATTCTTTCACCACTAGTGCAGTAAGATGGGGTTTCCTGCGCGTCGGGTTATGGGCCATAAAAAGCGGTTTGTTTGGTAGCATGTGCAGTCTTTTGCGCGCCAGAGAAAGAACCCAgaccccatcgtttggttgcccgtttaggtcagggtgcatgtccgtgggcttgttGTCCCTGATGGCCTGTGCGACATCCTTCACAGCAACATTCATGTTGGTGAAGGACACCAGCTCGTCATCGACGAAGGCGTCTCTCTTCCTCTTCCCGGAGCTCACCTTCTCACCTTCTCAGGTGCGTAGGTAGCCTTCTCAGCATCGAGGTTGACCGTGTCGGACTCCTGTGTTTCAACATCCTCAGGTGCAGGATTTGCTGCAGCCGAGCCTAGGAGCTCACTGGATCCCATGACGTACTTGCTGGTGGCGAGGCCGAAggagaagatggtatgcatctcgtcgtagttggcaatggacacattcaggaactccgcgtcctttgggtgatcATACGATACGAAGGGACAATGATATTAGTTCTACTCGTGGCTGATCAAAAGCGTTAGTGAGGTGGACTCAGTTAGTGAGgtgctcaccctcaaggatgatgcatttggtATCCTCGTACCACTAAGCCCCGCTTAGATCGcgcctgctaatggtgagccacctatgcctccacttcctcaggtggttgtacacctgagtggagcacacAGACACACCACAGTGGTCAAAAAGGCCCTTCGTCACAGAAttgagatggacttccttgaGTCCTTTGTCAGTGTTCACTCCACTCTGGATcaagccgcacatcttctccaacataaagttggacatgaatggaagccatttcatggtggcaGTCCCTTTCTGCCCGGTCTTCAAGGCCCTCTCCACTTCCatgcggttcttgttcttctttttggtggccaacctagccgcgacctctgccgctacctgaACCACCAGGTCAGACACAGTCAGAGGGGTGACCGCCACCTTCGAGTCATAGGAGggctgttgatacgtctccgacgtatcgataatttcttatatttcatgccacattattgatgatatctacatgttttatgcatactttatgtcatatttatgcattttccggaaataacctattaacgagatgccgaagagccagttgttgttttctgctgtttttggtttcagaaatcctagtaaggaaatattctcggaattggacgaaatcaacgcccaggggcctattttgccacgaagcttccagaagaccgaagagaagacgaagtggggccacggggcgccgccacactagggcggcgcggcccaggggggcccgcgcggccctagcgtgtggggcctgtaatatcccaggtaatggggttacaaaaatagaggaatcagatgtgtgcattgcattcatgcatagaaaatctggggaattttcgcgctttaaagtaaaacagatcacgatagccgaagtttcacttgaccttggtggaattgaagtagctcatcaagtcaagcgccgcaaacctcaatgtgactttgataaaaccttgttttgggtagagatgatttgatctaaggggttagatcaaatggaactaataatcaacacaacaacactttactcaatgatcaattgcttgatcttataaaagatcataatatggaattccctgccataacatatgaacctacaattaattggaaatcaagtaacaataattgggaaaccattcttcacttatcttttccatgtcttaaactaatccttaatcctaccatgaacctcatggtgttcattttacttcattactggaaacataacaagaagatcaaccctataaatatatacctttctattccaagatattatattcaaaccatcatctttaagagaaaccttaggatattattcaagaccttccctagagagagaacccatttatgttaaccatagatattggtgaccacataattatcCTTGGAGAATAACCCTaagttagtattgaagtccttcccaagtgagagagcccattcatatcaattctagtttTACCTATTATGgaataaaggacaatctttgaactaaagcattgggttgtaaaccatttcaccttggagtggtgagataaccaaataccaagtggaataagactatatccatgacttagtgaaataaggagtggaataatccaactaaggtagacaattgaatctttagctcagtaacctaaataaatattaggagaacaccataaaccctagaataaaccattcctatatgagagaactcaagctatggagttacactcaagatagttgaggcaacacttggatttgagggagagaactattcttataccCAGATGACCCTATCATCATTGTTTGAGAAGAACCCTAGCAGAATAtcccaggcattctcctgggatataaactaatgaggcaatcatagaagttctatcctagaaaataaaatagaagtgctatacattaattgatcaagacaatgcttgatcatggaactgagaaacctaattaatgagagataccttaggaagccaaaccttgatcattataaattgagtgatgatcataaaccctaagaacttaaggtagagatattaagaacaagttgatcatgcctaatccatgatcatgctcttgatgtatgtgaggataagttaaaccctactaggataagtagatctcatctccacatgaaattatagggagatcactagtaagcaaccatatgcttatatcccaacctttacttgtgaatcacttggtgatcataagtagaattctaccacatctacattccacttatttttcacttaagaaccacaagaaaacagtaagagtcaaactctatactctaaatgatgagaaaccattcatccttataaccaaagttaactataaaaagaaccataaccactttagttacttcaatgataaaTCAAGGATAATACTAGAAgtctattggtagaagataaaaccaattctcaaatctttaataactaaaggagaacatcaactattaagcaagtactCTATTATCATGCATAGGGGAGACTAAAACCTAGAACATATTTGATAgttaaaccatgtgtggtgatcaaccacttatcattataaccaagaccaaaccatgatgagagtaatatctactttaggcatttcaaggtgttatcaaaatataatactagtgttaaccttgaaataggattatagTGAATCTTACAAGACCTTAATAAAGAAGTGTTCACATAAAATTATTTGCAAGTGGAAAACACTcccaaataagaaaccaagactTCCTAATGATCTTCAAAATGCTTTGAATAGAAATTATCTACTCTAATAATTCAAAAGAGATTTATAACCAAGAAGCAAAAAGGTAAAGAACACATAAATGCATACCTAAATGGAAATTTAATCCAAATACCAATACTAATTATTAAACCAAAGTTATAGTGTCATATGAAAATTGCTAATACGCCACTAAAGACTCTACAGTACCCTGAACTAATTACGGTATGAATGAAATGAGCAAGaccacaaaatagaaaataattcaaatatgaattcaaaacagaattcaaaacaagaaatgcaaacagaaataaaaggaaaagagaaaaggaCCTTACCTGGCGTgtagcccaccaagcagcccgAGCACCAGTCGACCCAGCCACGGCCCATCGCGGCCCATGTACCTCTTCGCGTGGATAAAGATGAGGaggacgtcgtcgtcttcgtctccttcACCGGACGCacgggagctcgccaccgcgacgagaactccacgtcccgcggtcgccgccgcgagTGGTTGACCGCCAGCGCACGCCCAAGGACGTATAAAATGCACGGGAGACCtccatttcttcctcctctgcgtaATTTCTCCCCAatgccgaaaccctaaccctcagACCACCACCTCTCGCCCTCGTTTGGAGCCTCCCCGGACCTCGTCGTGACCACCATCagcaccgccatggtcgacaTGGTCACGGTGCGGGAGGAATCGAGCCAAAACCCCTCAGAGCATCCTCACCGAGCTCATCTCTCCGACGACCGGCGCCAGGAAATCCGGCGAACCGGACCACCGCAAGCCACGCCGTCAAGCCTGCGTGCTCCCGGTGAGCCACGCGATCCTCCTAGCATGCGTAGCTCGCTCGATTGCATCCCGTAGCATGCCCTGCATCGTAGgcccgtgagctctgccgctcggtctcgccgccggccaagctccggcgaccatttggaggcggcgccaccaccagtaGGTTTGTCTCGTCGCCCTCGTTCGACTGAGCACACACACGCCCTCGCGGGAACCCGGGAACACCGACGACCATCGGCGACTGGCCATcggccagtgatacgtctccgacgtatcgataatttcttatgttccatgccacattattgatgatacctacatgttttatgcacactttatgtcatattcgtgcattttctggaactaacctattaacaagatgccgaagagccgattctttgttttctgctgtttttggtttcagaaatcctagtaacgaaatattctcggaattggacgaaatcaaaacccggggtcctattttgccacgaagcttccggaagaccgaagaggagtcgaagtggggccacgaggggccgccaccatagggcggcgcggcccgagtcttggccgcgccgacccgtggtgtggggccctcgtgtggcccccacgttgcccttccgcctacttaaagcctccgtcgcgaaacccatgaggcgaagaaccacgatacggaaaaccttccagagacgccgccgccgccaatcccatctcgggggattcggagatctcctccggcacctcgccggagaggggattcatcgccggaggactctacaccgccatggtcgcctccggagtgatgagtgagtagttcacccctggactatgggtccatagcggtagctagatggttgtcttctcctcattgtgcttcattgttggatcttgtgagctgcctaacatgatcaagatcatctatccgtaatactctatgttgtgtttgtcgggatccgatggatagagaataccatgttatgttaattatcaagttattacctatgtgttgtttatgatcttgcatgctctccgttattagtagaggctctggccaagtttttgctcttaactccaagagggagtatttatgctcgatagtgggttcatgccgcattgacactgggacagtgacagaaagttctaaggttgtgttgtgttgttgccactagggataaaacattgatgctatgtctaaggatgtagttgttgattacattacgcaccatacttaatgcaattgtctgttgttttgcaacttaatactggaaggggttcggatgataacctgaaggtggactttttaggcatagatgcagttggatggcggtctatgtactttgtcgtaatgcccaattaaatctcactatacttatcatgacatgtatgtgcattgttatgccctctctatttgtcaattgcccgatctgtaatttgttcacccaacatgcttttatcttatgggagagacacctctagtgagctgtggaccccggtccattctttaatactgaaatacaaatctgctgtcaatacttgttttcttgttttctcgcaaacaatcatcttccacacaatacggttaatcctttgttacagcaagccggtgagattgacaacctcaactgtttcgttggggcaaagtactttggttgtgttgtgcgggttccacgttggcgccggaatctgcggtgttgcgctgcactacatcccgccgccatcaaccttcaacgtgcttcttggctcctcctggttcgataaaccttggtttctttacgagggaaaacttgctgttgtgcgcatcataccttcctcttggggttcccaacgaacgtgtgagttacacgccatcaagctctttttacggcgccgttgcggggagatcaagacacggctgcaaggggagtctccacttcccaacctctttactttgtttttgtcttgctttattttatttactactttgtttgctgcattatatcaaaacaaaaaaaaaattagttgctagctttactttatttactgtcttgtttgctatatcaaaaacacaaaaaaattagttacttgcatttactttatctagtttgctttatttactactgctaaaatagccacccctgaaaatactaagttgtgtgacttcacaagcacaaataataatgatttcatatgcacacctattgctccacctgctactacagcagaattctttgaaattaaacctgatttactaaatcttgttatgcgagagcaattttgcagtgttagttcgatgatgctgcttgcccatctcaataattttgttcaactatgtgaaatgcaaaagtataaggatgtagatggtgatattataaaattaaaattgtttcctttctcattaagaggaagagctaaaaattggttgctatctctgcctaagaatagtattgattcctggactaaatgcaaggatgcttttattggtagatattatccccctgctaaaattatatctttgaggagtagcataatgaattttaaacaattggataatgaacatgttgctcaagcttgggaaagaatgaaatctttggttaaaaattgcccaacccatggagtgactacttggatgatcatccaaaccttctatgcaggactaaatttttcttcgcggaatttattggattcagattgcttggaggtacctttatgtccatcactcttggtgaagcaacaaagcttcttgataatatgatggttaattactctgaatggcacacggaaagagctccacaaggtaagaaggtaaattcgattgaagaatcctcttccttgaatgataaggttgatgctattatgtctatgcttgtgaatgataggactaatgttgatcctaataatgttccgttagcttcattggttgcccaagaagaacatgttgatgtaaacttcattaaaaataataatttcaacaacaatgcttatcggaacaattctagtaataactataggccatatccttataataatggtaacggttatgctaattcttatgggaattcttacaacaataataggaatacaccccctggacttgaagttatgcttaaagaatttattagtaacaAACTgcatttaacaaatctgttgaggaaaagctcaataaaattgatattcttgcttctaaggttgatagtcttgcctctgatgttgatcttttgaaatcgaaagttatgcctaatagggatattgaaaataaaattgttactacagcaaattccatccaaattagaattaatgagaatataagattaatggctgaactgcgtgctaggtgggatagagaagaaaatgaaaaactagctaaagagaaaaatgtagctaaagtttggactattaccaccactagcattgttaatgattcacatgttgctgcacctcctactattaatggtaaataattggtgttggcaatgcttctattcctagtgcaaagcgcgcaaaattactgagctgctaaagctacttgaaGCGCACTGTgataaaagctgctgaaattttttccaaccttggggatgataatcccattgctttagattgtaatgatttagatttttatgattgccacatctctgaagttataaagttcttacaaaaacttgctaaaagtcccaatgctagcgtctgtaaacttggctttcacaaaacatattacaaatgctctcataaaagctagagaagagaaactaaaacttgaaacttctattcctagaaagctagaggatggttgggagcccatcattaaaatgggagtcaaagattttgattgtaatgctttatgtgatcttggtgcaagtatttacgttatgcctaaaaaagtctatgatatgcttgacttgccaccattgaaaaactgttatctggatgttaatctcgctgataatgctaaaaagaaacctttggggagagttgataatgtgcatattatagttaacaataaccttgtccccgttgattttgttgtcttggatattgaatgcaatgcatcttgccccattatattgggaagaccttttcttcgaactgttggtgctactattgatatgaaggaaggtaatattaaatatcaattttctctaaagaaaggtatggaacacttccctagaaagagaatgaagttaccttatgattctatt harbors:
- the LOC124681655 gene encoding eukaryotic translation initiation factor 3 subunit G-like, with the translated sequence MAAAKIRWGELEEDDGADLDFLLPPRVVIGPDENGFKKTIEYRFDDDGNKVKVTTTTRVRKLARARLSKAAVERRNWSKFGDAASGDDASARLTVVSTEEILLERPRPPGSKADEPSASGDPLASKGGAVLMVCRTCGKKGDHWTSKCPYKDLAPAPDSLDRPPTSEGPPTLGGGGAAKGSYVAPRLRAGAVQDAGHDMKRRNDENSVRVTNLSEDTREPDVLELFRTFGPVSRVYVAVDQRTGSSRGFGFVNFVHREDGEKAISKLNGYGYDNLILHVEWAAPRPS